GGATTTTGGAAAAGGTGATTGCCGCTGCCAAGGCACGGCTGGCGGCGCGCAAGGCGCGCGAACTTGCCCGACGCCGCTCGCTCTTGGAATCTGATACCCTCCCGGGAAAACTGGCAGACTGCGCCTCTGAGGACCCGGAGGAAAGTGAACTCTACATCGTTGAGGGCGACTCTGCCGGCGGTTCAGCAAAGCAGGGACGGGACCGCAGGTTTCAGGCGGTCCTGCCATTGCGGGGCAAGATTTTAAATGTGGAAAAGTCCGGCTTGAACCGGATTCTCTCCAACAACGAAATCCGGGCGATAATCTCGGCAATCGGCGCTGGTGTGGGCGAGGATGACTTTGACCCCCAGAAGGCGCGCTATCACCGGATTGTGATAATGACCGATGCGGATGTTGACGGCTCCCACATCCGCATCCTCCTCCTCACCTTCTTTTACCGGTTTATGCAACCGTTGATTGAGGCGGGCTACCTTTACATCGCCCAGCCGCCGCTTTACCGGGTGCGGCAGGGAAAGCAGGAGTTTTACCTCTACAGCGACGAGGAGCTGGCAGCCTTTACCAAAAAGGCAAAGGGCGATAACCTTGAAATTGCCCGGTTCAAGGGTCTCGGTGAAATGAATCCGGAGCAACTTTGGGAGACAACGATGAATCCCGAGAAACGCACCTTGAAGAGGGTAACGATGGAGGACGCAACCGAGGCGGATGCGGTCTTTAGGATGCTGATGGGTGAGGAGGTTGAGCCGCGTCGTGAGTTTATTGAAAAGAACGCCCGCAAGGTAGAAAATTTAGATATTTAATAAAAACCGGCCCTGCCTCCTTTCATTCAAAAACAGGGCCGGCGCTTTGTTTGTTTTTATTATTATTACATGCCGTAACCGCCGCCCGAGCCGAAACTGGTGAGAATCGACATATAGGGCATGATGATGGCAACAATCAGAAAGACCGCGGCCACACCCATCATGAGAATCATTATCGGCTCAATCATCCCGGTGAGGTTCTTAACAGCATACTCCACCTCGCTGTCGTAATAGTCAGAAATCTGCTTTAACATCTCATCGAGCGCACCGGACTCCTCGCCGGTTGCCACCATCTGGACAACCATCGGTGGAAATACACCCAACTCCCGCATCGGTGCGGCAAGACCCCGACCGCGGCGAACACTCTCTGTAAGGCTGTCAACCGCCTGGGACAGATAGACATTGCCAATGGTTTTGGATACGAGGTTGAGGCTCCGGAGAATCGGCAGACCGGTGCGGTCAAGGGTCTCAAACATCCGGGCAAACCGTGAAAGTGCCATCTTGTAAACGATAGGTCCGAAAATCGGCAGGCGGAGTTTGGTCCGGTCCCACCACATTCTGCCCGCACTGGTACGGATAAACATATAGAAAAGGACAACGACCGCGGCAAGCAGAAGAGCAATGATATACCAGTACTTGCCCATAAAGTTCGTGACCGCGATGAGAATCTGAGTCGGTAGCGGCATCTTGCCACCAACTGTGGTTAAGAGCGAGACAAACTTGGGCAAAACAAATGTGGCAAGAACGATGACCGCGATGACAAAGAAGACCATCAGGATTATCGGGTAACGCATGGCACTCCCGACATCAGACCTGAGTTTCCGCTCGTGCTCAAGGAGCATCACCAGCCGGTCAAGGATGTCATCAAGCACACCGCCGGTCTCACCTGCCCAGACAGAATTGACATAGAGGTCGTTGAAGATACGTGGGTGCTTTGCCATCGCCACTGACAGACCGGCACCGCCCATCAGGTCTTTGCGGATGGCATCAAGCGCCTTTGCCAGGGGCTTGGATTTGGTCTGTGCCTGCAGGGCACCGATTGCTGTCAGCATCGGCAGACCGGCGCGGTGCAGTGTGACGAACTGCCGCGTGAAGTTGATGAGGTCAACAAGTTTTACCCGCTCAAAATACTGACTGAGGTTGAGTTGCGGACCCCGAATGGCAGCCCTTTTCTCTTCGCGGATGGAAATCGGAATATAGCCGAGGGCGTCAATCTGGTCGGTTACGGTTTTTATATCCGCACCTTCAAGGGTTCCGGATACAATCCTCCCTTGTTTGTCACGAACCTTGTAACGAAAGAGTGGCATATCTCTCCTCTCTTATAGGTTACTCAACCTTTTCTGCTTCTTCCATCACCTCTTCAATAGTGGTGATTCCAGCAACAACCTTGCGCAGTCCATCCTCCCAGAGGGTCTTCATCCCGAATTCCCGTGCCAGCGCCCGCACCGAAGATGTTGGTGGTCTGGTCACAACCAGTTCCCGGATGCGGTCGTTCATCCTCATAACCTCAAAGATGCCGATTCTACCTCGATAACCGGTATTCCGGCAGTGCTCACACCCTGTGCCCTTGTAGAACTTTGTACCAGGTGGTAATTCAAGAGCCTCGAGCATCTTTGGTGGTGGCTCATACTCAACCTTGCATTTCGGGCAGATACGACGCACCAGCCTTTGGGCAACAACACCCTCAAGACCGGAGGCAACAAGGAAGGGCTCGATACCCATATCGATTAAACGGGTAACCGTTCCTGGTGCATCGTTAGTGTGAATAGTGGAGAAAACCAGCTGACCGGTCAGAGCGGCACGAATCGCCACGCTTGCGGTCTCTGCGTCACGAATCTCACCAATCATTATCACATCCGGGTCCTGACGGAGAATATGACGCAGACCGACAAGGTAGGTGTAACCAGCACGCTCATTCACCTGAGACTGACAGATGTCATCAATATCATATTCAACCGGGTCCTCAATAGTAATGATATTTTTGTCCAAAGAGCGGATCTCAGCAAGGATGGCGTAAAGGGTGGTGGACTTTCCGCAACCAGTGGGGCCGGTGACTAAGATAACGCCGTGAGGTTTGGCAATCATCTCCCGCAGCGCCGCATTGGCTTCATCAACCA
The DNA window shown above is from candidate division WOR-3 bacterium and carries:
- a CDS encoding type II secretion system F family protein, which gives rise to MPLFRYKVRDKQGRIVSGTLEGADIKTVTDQIDALGYIPISIREEKRAAIRGPQLNLSQYFERVKLVDLINFTRQFVTLHRAGLPMLTAIGALQAQTKSKPLAKALDAIRKDLMGGAGLSVAMAKHPRIFNDLYVNSVWAGETGGVLDDILDRLVMLLEHERKLRSDVGSAMRYPIILMVFFVIAVIVLATFVLPKFVSLLTTVGGKMPLPTQILIAVTNFMGKYWYIIALLLAAVVVLFYMFIRTSAGRMWWDRTKLRLPIFGPIVYKMALSRFARMFETLDRTGLPILRSLNLVSKTIGNVYLSQAVDSLTESVRRGRGLAAPMRELGVFPPMVVQMVATGEESGALDEMLKQISDYYDSEVEYAVKNLTGMIEPIMILMMGVAAVFLIVAIIMPYMSILTSFGSGGGYGM